In the genome of Rhizobium rhizogenes, one region contains:
- the secG gene encoding preprotein translocase subunit SecG: MQTVLIVIHLMIVLALVGVVLIQRSEGGGLGIGGGSGFMSARGTANALTRTTAILAALFFATSLGLGLLTRYESRPTDILNRIPATQGQGNGILDTLGPATTPSTPAPAPAENGVPTNNGAAAPAQTTPAPAASGTAAPAPAQPADPNAVPTGQ, encoded by the coding sequence ATGCAGACCGTTTTGATTGTTATTCACCTCATGATCGTGCTGGCGCTTGTCGGCGTGGTCCTGATCCAGCGTTCCGAAGGCGGCGGCCTCGGTATCGGCGGCGGTTCGGGCTTCATGTCCGCGCGCGGAACGGCCAATGCGCTAACGCGCACCACGGCGATCCTTGCCGCGCTGTTCTTCGCGACCTCGCTCGGCCTCGGCCTTCTGACGCGCTACGAATCGCGCCCGACCGACATTCTGAACCGTATTCCGGCCACGCAGGGCCAGGGTAACGGCATTCTCGATACGCTCGGCCCGGCGACGACGCCTTCGACGCCCGCTCCGGCTCCGGCTGAAAATGGCGTTCCGACCAATAATGGTGCTGCCGCTCCGGCGCAGACCACTCCGGCTCCGGCCGCATCCGGCACGGCCGCTCCGGCCCCGGCGCAGCCCGCCGATCCGAACGCAGTTCCGACCGGTCAATAA
- the tpiA gene encoding triose-phosphate isomerase: MTPNVRPLVAGNWKMNGTRASLDQIKAMAEGVKGALSEKVDTLICPPSTLLYVATALCDDSPLMIGAQDCHQNASGAHTGDISAEMIADCFGTHVIVGHSERRTDHAETDHLVRAKAVAAHQSDLIAIVCIGETADERKAGQTLDILKRQLAGSLPDEATAENTVIAYEPVWAIGTGLTPTVDDVREAHAFMRDELVKRFGDAGKTMRILYGGSVKPANALELMGVENVDGALIGGASLKASDFLSIYAAYEQLTA; the protein is encoded by the coding sequence ATGACGCCGAATGTTCGACCGCTTGTTGCCGGAAACTGGAAGATGAACGGCACGCGTGCCTCGCTCGATCAGATCAAGGCCATGGCAGAGGGCGTCAAGGGCGCGCTGTCCGAAAAGGTGGATACGCTGATCTGCCCGCCCTCGACATTGCTCTACGTTGCAACGGCGCTGTGCGATGACAGCCCGCTGATGATCGGCGCGCAGGATTGCCACCAGAACGCATCGGGCGCCCATACCGGCGATATTTCCGCCGAGATGATCGCCGACTGCTTCGGCACCCATGTCATCGTCGGCCATTCCGAGCGCCGCACCGACCATGCCGAGACCGATCATCTGGTGCGCGCCAAGGCCGTTGCCGCCCATCAGTCCGACCTTATCGCCATCGTCTGCATCGGCGAGACGGCGGATGAGCGCAAGGCGGGCCAGACGCTCGACATCCTCAAGCGCCAGCTCGCCGGCTCCCTGCCGGATGAGGCGACCGCCGAAAATACCGTCATCGCCTATGAGCCGGTCTGGGCGATCGGCACGGGCCTGACGCCGACCGTGGACGATGTGCGCGAGGCCCATGCCTTCATGCGCGACGAACTCGTCAAGCGCTTCGGCGATGCCGGCAAGACCATGCGCATCCTTTATGGCGGCTCGGTAAAGCCCGCAAATGCGCTGGAACTGATGGGCGTCGAGAACGTGGATGGTGCGCTGATCGGCGGCGCGAGCTTGAAAGCCTCGGACTTCCTGTCCATCTATGCGGCATACGAGCAACTGACGGCTTGA
- a CDS encoding alpha/beta fold hydrolase encodes MSTAHFTFCTLFSLTVAAMPVAAFASDGPLRPFKDELFSAQTVLSTADGGASEVIDYQEMRDINGRDEVPERRVKRQYVDMTPKKAQALETVSVEGRALDVGRVGPASGQAFTVIFIHGRGGDRRLGMNDYTFGGNFNRLKNLAVANGGTYYAPSVRSFDENGVADIAALIADAAKKSGGKPVVLTCASMGSFICYGISRDKTAVANLKGMAILGGAVDPDFPKSVFARAKKPVWFTHGSADKVYSADQQATIFRSLLKAGEPARFTRYETGSHGTPVRMTDWRAVLNWILSR; translated from the coding sequence ATGTCCACAGCTCATTTCACGTTTTGTACTCTTTTCAGCCTGACTGTTGCGGCCATGCCGGTTGCAGCCTTCGCCTCCGATGGGCCGTTGCGTCCCTTCAAGGATGAGCTGTTTTCCGCCCAGACGGTGCTCTCTACAGCCGATGGCGGCGCGTCCGAGGTCATCGACTATCAGGAAATGCGCGATATCAACGGCCGCGACGAGGTGCCGGAGCGGCGGGTGAAACGGCAATATGTCGATATGACACCGAAAAAGGCGCAGGCGCTGGAAACCGTGTCCGTTGAGGGCAGGGCGCTTGATGTCGGCCGTGTCGGGCCGGCAAGCGGGCAGGCCTTCACGGTCATTTTCATCCATGGGCGTGGCGGTGACCGGCGGCTCGGCATGAACGACTACACCTTCGGCGGCAATTTCAACCGGCTGAAAAATCTAGCCGTCGCCAATGGCGGCACCTATTATGCGCCGAGCGTTCGCTCCTTCGATGAGAACGGCGTTGCCGATATCGCGGCGCTGATTGCCGATGCGGCCAAAAAATCGGGCGGTAAGCCTGTCGTGTTGACCTGCGCCTCGATGGGCAGTTTCATCTGCTACGGCATCAGCAGGGACAAGACTGCCGTCGCCAATCTCAAGGGCATGGCGATCCTCGGCGGTGCGGTCGATCCGGATTTTCCGAAAAGCGTCTTTGCCAGGGCGAAGAAGCCGGTCTGGTTCACCCATGGCAGCGCCGACAAGGTCTATTCGGCGGACCAGCAGGCGACGATCTTCCGTTCCTTGCTGAAGGCCGGCGAGCCGGCACGGTTCACGCGGTATGAGACCGGCAGCCACGGCACACCGGTGCGCATGACTGACTGGCGGGCGGTTTTGAACTGGATTTTGAGCCGCTGA
- the parE gene encoding DNA topoisomerase IV subunit B, with protein MMDDSNDLFSGLPAARNSETETDGDAVKTPVTAAANVPANANVQPKPAAVAAVTPPAPVSPSGDDYGASSIRVLEGLEPVRMRPGMYIGGTDEKALHHLFAEVIDNSMDEAVAGHANFIEVHLDAEGFLTVTDNGRGIPVENHPQVPGKSTLEVIMTKLHAGGKFDGKAYETSGGLHGVGVSVVNALSDLLEVEVARNRKLYRQRFSRGLPIGPLEELGDVHNRRGTRVRFHPDPQIFGDHAKFEPARIFRMARSKAYLFGGVEIRWSCDPGMVPADGEIPEKAVFHFPGGLKDYLAATLGKEFTVTREIFSGRTEKTGGHGALEWAVTWYGGDTQIHSYCNTIPTPEGGTHEAGLRIALTKGLKNYADLTQNKRAKDITTDDVMISAAGMLSVFIREPEFVGQTKDKLATVEAQRIVENALRDPFDHYLAGNPGEAAKLLDWVIERAEERLRRRKEKEVNRKTAVRKLRLPGKLADCAQNTAENAELFIVEGDSAGGSAKQARNRANQAILPLRGKILNVGSASREKLSANQQIADLIQALGCGTRTKYREEDLRYERIIIMTDADVDGAHIASLLITFFYQEMPELIRGNHLYLAVPPLYVIRQGAKSAYARDDAHRAELMETVFKGKKVEIGRFKGLGEMMAQQLKETTMDPEKRTLLRVEIDDVDFEGTREAVDNLMGTKADARFRFIQERAAFADNLDI; from the coding sequence ATGATGGACGATAGCAACGATCTCTTCTCCGGTCTTCCGGCGGCACGAAACAGCGAAACGGAAACGGACGGGGATGCCGTGAAGACGCCGGTGACCGCGGCCGCCAACGTGCCCGCTAACGCGAATGTGCAGCCGAAACCCGCAGCCGTTGCGGCCGTCACGCCGCCCGCCCCCGTATCACCGTCCGGTGACGACTACGGCGCGTCTTCGATCCGCGTGCTCGAAGGGCTGGAGCCGGTGCGCATGCGCCCCGGCATGTATATTGGCGGCACCGATGAAAAGGCGCTGCACCACCTGTTCGCCGAAGTCATCGACAACTCCATGGACGAGGCCGTCGCCGGCCACGCCAATTTCATCGAGGTCCATCTCGATGCCGAAGGTTTCCTGACGGTCACCGATAACGGCCGCGGCATTCCGGTGGAAAACCACCCGCAGGTGCCCGGCAAGTCGACGCTCGAAGTCATCATGACCAAGCTGCATGCCGGCGGCAAGTTCGACGGCAAGGCCTATGAGACATCGGGCGGCCTGCACGGCGTCGGCGTTTCCGTGGTCAATGCGCTGTCCGATCTTCTCGAAGTGGAAGTGGCCCGTAACCGCAAACTTTACCGCCAGCGTTTCTCGCGCGGCCTGCCGATCGGTCCGCTGGAAGAGCTGGGCGACGTGCACAACCGTCGCGGCACCCGCGTGCGTTTCCATCCCGATCCGCAAATCTTTGGCGACCACGCGAAGTTCGAACCGGCCCGCATCTTCCGCATGGCCCGGTCCAAGGCTTATCTCTTCGGCGGAGTCGAAATCCGCTGGAGCTGCGATCCCGGCATGGTGCCGGCCGATGGTGAAATCCCCGAAAAGGCGGTCTTCCATTTCCCCGGCGGCCTGAAGGACTATCTCGCCGCCACGCTCGGCAAGGAATTCACCGTCACCCGCGAGATTTTCTCCGGCCGCACCGAAAAAACCGGCGGCCACGGCGCGCTGGAATGGGCCGTCACCTGGTATGGCGGCGACACGCAGATCCATTCCTATTGCAACACCATTCCGACACCCGAAGGCGGCACGCATGAGGCCGGCCTGCGCATCGCGCTCACCAAGGGTCTGAAGAATTATGCGGATCTGACGCAGAACAAGCGCGCCAAGGACATCACCACCGATGACGTGATGATTTCGGCAGCCGGCATGCTCTCCGTCTTCATCCGCGAGCCGGAATTCGTCGGCCAGACCAAGGACAAGCTCGCCACCGTCGAAGCCCAGCGCATCGTCGAAAACGCGCTGCGCGATCCGTTCGACCATTATCTGGCCGGCAATCCGGGCGAAGCGGCCAAGCTGCTGGACTGGGTGATCGAGCGCGCTGAAGAGCGCCTGCGCCGCCGCAAGGAAAAGGAAGTCAACCGCAAGACGGCGGTGCGCAAGCTGCGCCTGCCCGGCAAGCTGGCGGATTGCGCCCAGAACACCGCCGAAAATGCGGAACTTTTCATCGTCGAAGGCGACTCGGCGGGCGGCTCGGCCAAGCAGGCGCGCAACCGCGCCAACCAGGCCATCCTGCCGCTGCGCGGTAAAATCCTCAACGTCGGCAGCGCCAGCCGCGAAAAACTCTCCGCCAACCAGCAGATCGCCGATCTCATTCAGGCGCTCGGCTGCGGCACGCGCACCAAATACCGCGAAGAGGATCTGCGGTATGAGCGCATCATCATCATGACCGATGCCGATGTCGACGGCGCCCATATCGCCTCGCTGCTCATCACCTTCTTTTATCAGGAAATGCCGGAACTCATTCGCGGCAACCATCTCTATCTCGCCGTGCCGCCGCTCTACGTCATCCGTCAGGGTGCCAAGAGCGCCTATGCCCGCGACGACGCCCACCGCGCCGAGCTGATGGAAACCGTCTTCAAGGGCAAAAAAGTCGAAATCGGCCGCTTCAAAGGCCTTGGCGAGATGATGGCCCAGCAGCTGAAGGAAACCACCATGGATCCCGAAAAGCGCACCCTGCTGCGCGTCGAGATCGACGATGTGGATTTCGAAGGCACCCGCGAGGCCGTCGACAATCTGATGGGCACCAAGGCCGATGCCCGCTTCCGTTTCATTCAGGAACGGGCGGCCTTCGCGGATAATCTGGATATCTGA
- a CDS encoding NAD(P)-dependent oxidoreductase gives MRIVLTGSSGRVGRAIFSALAGRHDVTGMDRAPFSTTHIVGDFADEALLRSAFEQADAVIHTAALHAPHAGMVPDAEFQRINVEGTRMVAQAAMAAGVPRLVFTSTTALYGHTVSAGSCTFIDEETPPRPKSIYHRTKLEAERMLEEMAGPHLAVRVLRMSRSFPEPADVMAAYRLHRGVDMRDVADAHVLALTNAGGDFQRYIISATTPFSADDCDSLTKDAASVLRQRTPALAEAFAQRGWTLPATIDRIYSPARAAAGLGWTSRFGFGEVLAQLDRRSLEVLPVGANISRKSE, from the coding sequence ATGCGGATAGTGCTGACGGGCAGCTCCGGCCGGGTTGGCCGCGCGATTTTCAGCGCCCTGGCCGGCAGGCACGATGTCACCGGCATGGATCGCGCCCCCTTTTCCACCACCCATATCGTCGGCGATTTCGCGGATGAGGCGCTGTTGCGCTCCGCTTTCGAACAGGCGGATGCGGTGATCCATACGGCGGCGCTCCACGCTCCGCATGCCGGCATGGTTCCTGATGCGGAATTCCAGCGCATCAATGTCGAGGGAACCCGCATGGTGGCGCAAGCGGCGATGGCGGCGGGCGTGCCTCGGCTGGTCTTCACCAGCACCACGGCGCTTTACGGACACACGGTTTCCGCAGGGTCCTGCACCTTCATCGATGAAGAGACGCCGCCCCGGCCGAAAAGCATCTATCACCGCACCAAGCTCGAAGCCGAACGGATGCTGGAGGAAATGGCAGGCCCGCATCTCGCCGTGCGCGTGCTGCGCATGTCCAGAAGTTTCCCGGAGCCCGCCGACGTGATGGCGGCTTACCGGCTGCATCGCGGCGTCGATATGCGCGATGTCGCCGATGCCCATGTGCTGGCGCTGACCAATGCGGGAGGCGATTTCCAGCGCTATATCATATCGGCAACCACCCCGTTTTCCGCCGATGACTGCGACAGCCTCACCAAGGATGCCGCTTCCGTTCTCCGGCAGCGGACGCCGGCCCTCGCCGAAGCTTTCGCGCAGCGGGGATGGACGTTGCCGGCAACGATTGACCGGATCTATTCGCCCGCCCGCGCCGCAGCGGGGCTTGGCTGGACATCCCGCTTCGGCTTTGGGGAGGTACTTGCGCAGTTGGACCGACGCAGTCTGGAGGTCCTGCCTGTGGGTGCCAATATCAGCAGGAAATCCGAATAA
- a CDS encoding ATP-dependent Clp protease proteolytic subunit, whose translation MREAMQLVPMVVEQSSRGERSFDIYSRLLRERIIFLNGEVNDTVSALVCAQLLFLEAENPKKPIHLYINSPGGVVTSGLAMYDTMHYIRAPVHTLCMGTARSMGSFLLMAGEPGERSALPNASIHIHQPLGGFQGQASDMLIHAEEMKQTKHRMTRLYSEHCKRSYEKFEAAMDRDFFMTAEQALEWGLIDRILGVREDVAA comes from the coding sequence ATGCGCGAAGCGATGCAACTCGTCCCCATGGTAGTCGAACAATCGTCAAGGGGAGAAAGGTCTTTCGACATTTATTCCCGCCTGTTGCGGGAAAGGATCATTTTCCTCAACGGCGAGGTGAACGATACGGTTTCCGCGCTGGTCTGCGCGCAATTGCTGTTTCTCGAGGCGGAAAACCCGAAGAAGCCGATCCATCTCTACATCAATTCGCCGGGCGGTGTGGTGACCAGCGGTCTCGCCATGTATGACACCATGCACTATATCCGCGCACCGGTTCATACGCTCTGCATGGGAACGGCCCGTTCCATGGGATCGTTTCTGCTTATGGCGGGTGAACCGGGCGAGCGGAGCGCCCTTCCCAATGCCAGCATCCACATTCATCAACCGCTGGGCGGTTTCCAGGGGCAGGCGTCGGACATGCTGATCCATGCCGAAGAGATGAAGCAGACGAAGCACCGCATGACGCGGCTTTATTCCGAACATTGCAAACGCAGTTATGAAAAATTCGAAGCGGCCATGGACCGGGATTTTTTCATGACGGCGGAGCAAGCTCTGGAATGGGGCCTGATCGATCGCATTCTGGGCGTTCGTGAGGATGTCGCGGCATAA
- a CDS encoding SRPBCC domain-containing protein has protein sequence MNRQKPEAPDAIELEYDLDEPPQKVWRAISIPAFRAIWLPAEELAEPEAIDIKPGEEVRYRLREDNPPFLESTVTFRIAANAQGGTSLRIIHDLPVNTGRMIKAAANHNGSPIKLAA, from the coding sequence ATGAACAGGCAAAAGCCGGAAGCACCTGATGCCATCGAGCTTGAATATGATCTGGACGAACCGCCGCAGAAGGTGTGGCGGGCGATCAGTATTCCGGCGTTCCGCGCCATATGGTTGCCGGCAGAAGAACTGGCGGAACCGGAGGCGATCGATATCAAGCCCGGTGAGGAGGTGCGCTACCGGCTGCGCGAGGATAATCCGCCATTTCTGGAAAGTACGGTCACCTTCAGGATCGCCGCGAATGCCCAAGGCGGCACCAGCCTGCGCATCATTCATGACCTGCCCGTCAATACCGGCCGGATGATAAAGGCCGCTGCAAACCACAACGGTTCGCCGATCAAGCTCGCGGCCTGA
- a CDS encoding helix-turn-helix transcriptional regulator — protein MTENDIFRALADPTRRAIFEKLADGAMNASALREGIEISQPAMSQHLSVLRGAGLVVERRQGRFVNYEVDPEGLTRIAAWLGKYRAYWPQRIEALKLLLKDMDQ, from the coding sequence ATGACAGAGAATGATATTTTCCGGGCGCTGGCCGATCCGACGCGCCGCGCCATTTTCGAAAAGCTGGCGGATGGCGCCATGAATGCTTCCGCCCTGCGCGAAGGCATCGAGATCAGCCAGCCGGCCATGTCGCAGCATCTTTCGGTGCTGCGCGGGGCAGGGCTGGTGGTTGAACGGCGTCAGGGCCGTTTCGTCAATTACGAGGTCGATCCGGAAGGGTTGACCCGCATCGCGGCATGGCTTGGCAAATACCGCGCCTACTGGCCGCAGCGCATTGAGGCTCTGAAGCTCCTGCTGAAGGATATGGATCAATGA
- a CDS encoding phospholipase D family protein: protein MTAFTVFIVILLMVIGPSLFVVIGKQREKAIPKRPSAALPLAEDATTLDRHWQSIRNGWNEKNALCLLHSNLDAFAVRVAAARAAGRSLDLMYYMWNADLTGRLMMREVIAAADRGVRVRLLLDDLGVSISDRIFHAIDSHPNIELRLFNPTRARENILHRSLELVLRFRSVNRRMHNKAWIADGRAVIVGGRNIGDAYFDAAERANFHDFDILGFGRIVADATEIFDDYWNSAVSVPVRSLLSRRPSKLARLRRELDALPKSEAAKPYLERVESQYGRDHFLMSDRLHWVDTADVLADPPEKAAGKRRKGHNFLMESLLPLLQAADESLHITSPYFIPGREGMEIFLDLAERGVSLAILTNSLAATDVAAVHAGYARYRKPLLLGGVRLHELRSQADQPSFTLRGSGQASLHTKAFTRDGRTGYIGSLNFDPRSASLNTEMGVVFTSPPLVARMDEIFAEEIRRTMSFELDVDSANRIIWMTEEQGRTRTYRREPDAALSRRIVAGIMRFLPLESQL, encoded by the coding sequence GTGACTGCATTTACGGTCTTCATCGTCATTCTTCTCATGGTCATCGGGCCGAGCCTGTTCGTCGTCATCGGCAAGCAGCGGGAAAAGGCCATTCCCAAGCGCCCTTCCGCCGCCCTGCCCCTTGCCGAAGACGCGACGACGCTGGACCGGCACTGGCAATCGATCAGGAACGGCTGGAACGAGAAGAATGCGCTCTGCCTGCTGCATTCCAACCTCGATGCCTTCGCGGTGCGCGTGGCGGCGGCGCGTGCCGCCGGACGCAGCCTCGATCTGATGTATTACATGTGGAATGCCGACCTGACCGGACGGCTGATGATGCGCGAAGTCATCGCCGCCGCCGATCGCGGCGTGCGCGTGCGCCTGCTGCTCGACGATCTCGGCGTTTCCATCTCCGACCGCATCTTCCACGCCATCGACAGCCATCCCAATATCGAACTCCGACTGTTCAACCCCACCCGGGCGCGGGAAAACATCCTGCATCGCAGCCTCGAACTGGTGCTGCGCTTCCGAAGCGTCAACCGGCGCATGCACAACAAGGCCTGGATTGCCGATGGCCGGGCCGTGATCGTCGGCGGGCGCAACATTGGCGACGCCTATTTCGACGCCGCCGAGCGGGCGAATTTCCACGATTTCGATATTCTCGGTTTTGGCAGGATCGTCGCCGACGCCACCGAAATCTTCGACGATTACTGGAACAGCGCCGTTTCCGTGCCCGTGCGCTCGCTCCTGTCACGCAGGCCGAGCAAACTCGCCAGATTGCGGCGCGAACTCGATGCCCTGCCGAAAAGCGAAGCGGCAAAACCCTATCTGGAGCGCGTCGAAAGCCAGTATGGCCGCGACCATTTCCTGATGTCGGACCGCCTGCACTGGGTCGATACCGCAGATGTGCTGGCCGACCCGCCGGAGAAAGCGGCGGGCAAACGCCGCAAGGGTCATAACTTCCTGATGGAAAGCCTGCTGCCCCTGCTGCAGGCCGCGGATGAGAGCCTGCACATCACCTCGCCCTATTTCATCCCCGGTAGAGAGGGCATGGAGATTTTTCTCGATCTCGCCGAACGCGGCGTATCGCTCGCCATCCTTACCAATTCGCTGGCCGCAACGGATGTGGCGGCCGTTCACGCCGGTTATGCACGTTATCGCAAGCCGCTTCTGCTGGGCGGTGTGCGCCTGCATGAATTGCGCTCGCAGGCGGATCAGCCGAGTTTCACCCTGCGCGGTTCGGGACAGGCAAGCCTGCACACCAAGGCCTTCACCCGCGATGGCAGGACCGGTTATATCGGTTCACTGAATTTCGACCCGCGCTCCGCCTCGCTGAACACGGAAATGGGCGTGGTTTTCACCTCGCCACCGCTGGTGGCCCGCATGGACGAAATATTCGCCGAAGAAATTCGCCGCACGATGAGCTTCGAACTGGATGTCGACAGCGCCAACCGCATCATCTGGATGACGGAAGAACAGGGGCGGACGAGGACATACCGGCGCGAGCCCGACGCCGCTCTCAGCCGCCGCATCGTTGCCGGCATCATGCGCTTCCTGCCGCTGGAATCGCAGCTTTAA
- a CDS encoding response regulator, producing MNFLGITGMQYSGVPFTNSRILLAEDTNVFTQMVSMRLKELLGVTVEVCRNFEELQACYEHSPEPVTLAISNINLPGAEKGEALEYLIDLSIPTIVFTSTFHEATRETLIAKDVVDYILKDNIFAVDMLTESVCRFLTNHRHHVLIVDDSPTARALLSSRLKRYNFRVSLADSGAKALDILKANPDIGLVVTDYNMPDIDGFELTRRIRTVRGSHELRIIGVSSSTNRLLSARFLKAGGNDFMLRPFIDEEFYCRVNQNLDTLVQIQLAKAGVRPAA from the coding sequence ATGAATTTTCTCGGCATTACGGGCATGCAATATTCTGGCGTGCCTTTTACCAACAGCCGCATCTTGCTGGCGGAAGATACCAATGTGTTCACCCAGATGGTGAGCATGCGCCTGAAGGAACTGCTGGGCGTTACCGTGGAAGTGTGCCGCAATTTCGAGGAATTGCAGGCCTGTTACGAACATTCTCCCGAACCGGTGACGCTTGCCATTTCCAACATCAACCTGCCTGGGGCGGAGAAGGGCGAGGCGCTGGAATATCTGATCGATCTTTCGATCCCGACCATCGTTTTCACCAGCACCTTTCATGAGGCGACGCGCGAAACGCTGATCGCCAAGGATGTGGTCGATTATATCCTGAAGGACAATATTTTCGCCGTGGACATGTTGACGGAATCCGTCTGCCGCTTCCTCACCAACCACCGTCACCATGTGCTGATCGTCGATGACAGCCCGACGGCGAGGGCGCTGCTTTCGAGCCGTCTCAAGCGTTATAATTTCCGCGTCAGCCTGGCGGATAGCGGTGCGAAGGCGCTCGATATCCTGAAGGCCAATCCCGATATCGGCCTCGTGGTGACCGATTACAACATGCCCGATATCGACGGTTTCGAACTGACGCGGCGCATCCGCACCGTGCGCGGGTCGCATGAGCTGCGCATCATCGGCGTGTCTTCCTCCACCAACCGGCTGCTTTCCGCGCGGTTCCTGAAGGCGGGCGGCAATGATTTCATGCTGCGTCCCTTCATCGACGAGGAGTTTTATTGCCGGGTCAACCAGAACCTCGATACGCTGGTGCAGATACAGCTGGCGAAAGCGGGGGTAAGGCCGGCGGCCTGA